The DNA region GGTCATGTAGCCGGTTTTGATGCCAAATGCGTCATCCAGAACCTTAGCAACCGGGGCCAGGCAGTTGGTGGTGCATGAGGCGTTGGATACGATGATGTCATCGGCTGTCAGGTCTTGGTGGTTCACACCAAACACAACGGTGCGGTCAACCTCTTTGCCCGGTGCAGAAATCAGAACACGCTTTGAGCCGTTTTTCAGATGCTTGGCGGCGCCATCACGGGTGGTGAAAATACCGGTGCACTCATAGGCAATATCAACGCCATCCCATGGCAGTTCTTCGGGATTGCGAATTGCGGTCAGCTTGATGTCTTGGTTGCCGACAAGGATGCGGTCGCCTTCGACTTTGACGTCGGCTTTCAAACGGCCATGCACAGAGTCAAACTGTAGCAAATGCGCCAGCGTTTCCGCCGGGGCCAGATCGTTGATGCCAATGACGTTCACATCTTGCACGTCATTTTCAATGATGGCGCGCAGGACGTTGCGACCGATACGGCCAAATCCGTTGATTGCGATATTCAGGGTCATCCTGGTCTCCAATATTTCAAATTCTGTGGCTCGCGACTCAATTTGCGAGCGTTAGCGATAACATTTGCGCTACCGTTAACGCTAACGAAAAATTTTTGCAAGCTGAATCCTGCGTCCTGGAAAGTTGGGCGGACATTGGAAAGGGCCTTGCAGTTCTTGATCAGACCCGTGACGATGCGCGCATGACAAAGCGGCTGAATCTTAAAGATGTG from Cognatishimia sp. WU-CL00825 includes:
- the gap gene encoding type I glyceraldehyde-3-phosphate dehydrogenase, translating into MTLNIAINGFGRIGRNVLRAIIENDVQDVNVIGINDLAPAETLAHLLQFDSVHGRLKADVKVEGDRILVGNQDIKLTAIRNPEELPWDGVDIAYECTGIFTTRDGAAKHLKNGSKRVLISAPGKEVDRTVVFGVNHQDLTADDIIVSNASCTTNCLAPVAKVLDDAFGIKTGYMTTIHAYTGDQPTHDAAHSDLYRARAAAMSMIPTSTGAAKAISLVLPHLKGRLEGSAIRVPTANVSLVDLSFMPEKPATVDAINAAVKEAAAGPLKGVLGYEERPLVSIDFNHDAHSSTFAAPQTSVTSEGLVRIVSWYDNEWGFSCRMVDTGRAMAALL